Proteins from a genomic interval of Streptomyces sp. NBC_01445:
- a CDS encoding ATP-binding protein, with product MCSGTASVRRRSSFELAPHPGSAAQARKLTRAHLSGWAVCDDTCDAAALVISELVTNAIIHTASSRIVCELHDSDDRVRIAVRDEGWAPGEPHPARRVAPEEEHGRGLLLVAAVSTAWGAQETGPGLLVWAELARDAVSAQDTGAVGPEGQPAVAGPRGIPGPQHSSEPHTGGAPHSPDTGPGTEQGPAFDTEQFESEFETGCGTGFGPADGPGTGTGAGAGWVW from the coding sequence GTGTGCTCCGGCACCGCGTCCGTGCGCCGCCGCAGCAGCTTCGAACTGGCTCCCCACCCGGGTTCTGCCGCTCAGGCCCGGAAGCTGACGCGCGCCCACCTCAGCGGCTGGGCAGTGTGCGATGACACCTGCGACGCGGCCGCCCTGGTCATCTCCGAACTGGTCACGAACGCGATCATCCACACGGCGAGCAGCCGCATAGTGTGCGAGCTCCACGACAGTGACGACCGGGTGCGGATAGCCGTGCGTGACGAGGGCTGGGCCCCCGGCGAGCCGCATCCCGCCCGCCGTGTCGCGCCGGAGGAGGAGCACGGGCGTGGCCTGCTGCTCGTGGCCGCGGTGAGTACCGCGTGGGGCGCGCAGGAGACCGGCCCCGGACTCCTCGTGTGGGCCGAGCTCGCACGCGACGCGGTCAGCGCGCAGGACACGGGCGCCGTCGGCCCAGAAGGACAGCCGGCCGTCGCCGGACCCCGTGGCATTCCCGGGCCGCAACACAGCAGTGAACCGCACACCGGCGGAGCGCCTCACTCCCCCGACACGGGACCGGGCACCGAACAAGGCCCGGCCTTCGACACAGAGCAGTTCGAGTCAGAGTTCGAGACGGGGTGCGGCACCGGCTTCGGCCCGGCCGACGGCCCTGGTACGGGGACGGGGGCGGGAGCCGGATGGGTGTGGTGA
- a CDS encoding helix-turn-helix domain-containing protein produces the protein MSEPRSAPTVGQVVLGRRLQDLRERAGLKREEAAKVLRVAPATVRRMEMAEVGLKIPYLQLLLKSYGVTDEEADAFVTLAEEANKPGWWQRFHDILPGWFSMYVSLEGAASLIRSYEPHFVPGLLQTEDYARGVLRSGAVGRALAEDPDVVERHVALRMQRQELITREEAPRLWMVMDETALRRPVGGPDVMRGQIDRLLEVTELANVTLQIAEFAAGPHPGTYGPFVLFRFAMSELPDMVYSEYLTGAVYLDARPEVATHLEVMDRMAAHAATAHRTKDILRDLRKEL, from the coding sequence GTGAGCGAACCGCGGTCCGCTCCGACCGTTGGCCAGGTCGTCCTCGGCCGGCGCCTCCAGGATCTGCGCGAACGCGCCGGGCTCAAGCGCGAGGAGGCCGCGAAGGTCCTGCGCGTCGCCCCCGCCACGGTCCGCCGCATGGAGATGGCCGAGGTCGGCCTGAAGATCCCGTATCTCCAGCTCCTCCTGAAGTCCTACGGCGTCACCGACGAAGAGGCGGATGCCTTCGTCACGCTCGCCGAAGAGGCCAACAAACCCGGCTGGTGGCAGCGGTTCCACGACATCCTGCCCGGCTGGTTCTCGATGTACGTGAGCCTGGAGGGCGCCGCCAGCCTCATTCGGTCGTACGAGCCCCACTTCGTTCCAGGGCTCCTGCAGACCGAGGACTACGCGCGTGGAGTGCTGCGCTCCGGAGCCGTCGGCCGCGCCCTCGCCGAGGACCCCGACGTCGTCGAGCGGCATGTCGCGCTCCGGATGCAGCGCCAGGAGCTGATCACCCGCGAGGAGGCCCCGCGCCTGTGGATGGTCATGGACGAGACCGCGCTGCGGCGCCCGGTCGGCGGCCCCGACGTGATGCGCGGTCAGATCGACCGGCTCCTCGAGGTCACGGAGCTGGCCAACGTGACGCTGCAGATCGCCGAGTTCGCCGCCGGCCCGCACCCCGGCACGTACGGCCCCTTCGTGTTGTTCCGATTTGCCATGTCAGAACTGCCGGACATGGTCTACAGCGAGTACCTGACCGGCGCCGTCTATCTCGACGCGCGCCCCGAGGTGGCCACCCACCTGGAGGTCATGGACCGCATGGCGGCACATGCCGCGACGGCACATCGCACAAAGGACATCCTCCGGGATCTCCGCAAGGAGCTGTGA
- a CDS encoding DUF397 domain-containing protein, whose translation MDRIKARIRGVDGKVIYNGMPARELGNEGWHKPWSGGNGGNCVEAMKLADGRVAMRQSADPDGPALIYTPGEITAFIEGAKAGAADFLLS comes from the coding sequence ATGGATCGGATCAAGGCCCGCATACGAGGGGTCGACGGGAAGGTCATCTACAACGGGATGCCCGCCCGCGAACTCGGCAACGAGGGCTGGCACAAGCCCTGGAGCGGCGGCAACGGGGGCAACTGCGTGGAAGCGATGAAGCTGGCCGACGGCCGGGTCGCTATGCGCCAGTCGGCCGACCCGGACGGCCCCGCCCTGATCTACACCCCGGGCGAGATCACCGCGTTCATCGAGGGCGCGAAGGCCGGGGCGGCGGATTTCCTGCTTTCGTGA
- the pdxR gene encoding MocR-like pyridoxine biosynthesis transcription factor PdxR, whose translation MADSWVNSAERIGADLHLDLSGAGSRRAALMGALRDAVRSGRLAPGTRLPPYRSLAADLGVARNTVADAYAELVAEGWLTARQGSGTRVAERAGPPAPGRVPKKGPVRAHGPRHDLRQGTPDVSSFPRAEWAAAYRRALQAAPNEAFGPGDPQGRFELREALTEYLARARGVRTEPDRIVICSGFAHALRLLFGGRVLRGPLAVESYGLGFHREILTAAGVRTLPLTLDEHGARVGELTTGAGRARAALLTPAHQFPTGGPLHAERRAAAVDWARARGGLIVEDDYDGEFRYDRRPVGAVQGLDPERVVYVGSVSKSLSPALRLGWMVLPRELVGDVVAVKGEREAWASVPDQLALADFLVSGAYDRHVRRMRQRYRGRRDRLVEALAQRAPGVAATGIAAGLHAVLRLPPGTERSVVKAATWGGVALEGLAEFRHPQATMPHTDGLVVGYSTPSDHAYGAALDALCGVLPPD comes from the coding sequence ATGGCAGATTCATGGGTCAATTCTGCGGAGCGCATCGGCGCCGACCTGCATCTGGACCTGTCCGGGGCGGGTAGCCGCAGGGCCGCTCTCATGGGTGCGTTGCGCGACGCCGTCCGCTCGGGGCGGCTCGCTCCGGGCACCCGGCTGCCGCCCTACCGTTCGCTCGCCGCCGACCTCGGCGTCGCCCGCAACACGGTCGCCGACGCGTACGCGGAACTCGTCGCCGAGGGCTGGCTGACCGCGCGGCAGGGCTCGGGGACGCGTGTCGCCGAGCGGGCCGGGCCGCCCGCGCCCGGCCGTGTCCCGAAGAAGGGTCCGGTCCGCGCGCACGGGCCACGCCACGACCTCCGCCAGGGCACGCCCGACGTGTCGTCGTTCCCGCGCGCGGAGTGGGCGGCCGCCTACCGGCGTGCGCTCCAGGCCGCGCCGAACGAGGCGTTCGGGCCGGGCGATCCGCAGGGCCGCTTCGAGCTGCGGGAGGCGCTCACGGAGTATCTGGCCCGCGCGCGCGGCGTGCGCACGGAGCCGGACCGCATCGTGATCTGCTCCGGCTTCGCGCACGCCCTGCGGCTTCTGTTCGGCGGCCGGGTGCTGCGCGGACCGCTCGCCGTGGAGTCGTACGGACTCGGCTTCCACCGCGAGATCCTGACGGCGGCGGGGGTGCGGACGCTTCCTCTGACGCTCGACGAACACGGCGCGCGCGTCGGAGAGTTGACGACCGGCGCGGGCCGGGCGCGGGCGGCGCTGCTCACGCCCGCGCACCAGTTCCCCACGGGCGGCCCACTGCACGCGGAGCGGCGTGCGGCGGCCGTCGACTGGGCACGCGCGCGTGGCGGGCTGATCGTGGAGGACGACTACGACGGCGAGTTCCGCTACGACCGCAGGCCCGTCGGCGCGGTGCAGGGCCTCGACCCCGAACGGGTGGTCTATGTCGGCTCGGTGAGCAAGAGCCTGTCACCGGCGCTGCGGCTCGGCTGGATGGTGCTGCCGCGGGAGCTGGTGGGGGATGTCGTCGCGGTGAAGGGCGAGCGGGAGGCGTGGGCGAGCGTGCCGGACCAGCTGGCGCTCGCGGACTTCCTGGTCTCGGGGGCGTACGACCGGCATGTGCGGCGGATGCGGCAGCGGTACCGGGGGCGGCGCGACCGGCTGGTGGAGGCGCTCGCCCAGCGGGCGCCCGGGGTGGCGGCCACCGGGATCGCGGCCGGGCTGCACGCGGTGCTGCGGCTGCCTCCGGGGACCGAGCGGTCCGTGGTCAAGGCCGCCACATGGGGCGGTGTCGCCCTCGAGGGCCTCGCGGAGTTCCGTCATCCGCAGGCGACGATGCCGCACACGGACGGGCTGGTGGTGGGCTACTCGACGCCGTCGGACCATGCCTACGGCGCCGCGCTGGACGCCCTGTGCGGGGTGCTGCCACCGGACTGA
- a CDS encoding carboxymuconolactone decarboxylase family protein yields the protein MTTNTITAANTHSHSAGRIDFAKAAPKVFRSLIGFDAAAREGLDPALVELIQIRASHLNHCAYCLHMHTNDARKAGESEDRLHMVAVWREARHFFSARERAALALTEAVTLVADGGVPDDVYAEAAAQFDEQELAHVLSLILTINTWNRIALSTAKVAGTDERK from the coding sequence ATGACGACGAACACGATCACCGCAGCGAACACCCACTCCCACTCCGCCGGCCGCATCGACTTCGCGAAGGCCGCGCCCAAGGTCTTCCGCTCCCTCATCGGCTTCGACGCCGCCGCCCGCGAGGGCCTCGACCCGGCCCTGGTCGAGCTGATCCAGATCCGGGCCTCGCACCTCAACCACTGCGCGTACTGCCTCCACATGCACACCAACGACGCGCGCAAGGCCGGCGAGAGCGAGGACCGGCTGCACATGGTGGCCGTGTGGCGCGAGGCCCGGCACTTCTTCAGCGCCCGGGAGCGCGCGGCGCTCGCGCTCACCGAGGCCGTCACGCTCGTCGCCGACGGCGGCGTCCCCGACGACGTCTACGCCGAGGCCGCCGCCCAGTTCGACGAGCAGGAGCTGGCCCACGTCCTGTCCCTGATCCTCACGATCAACACCTGGAACCGGATCGCTCTGTCGACCGCCAAGGTCGCGGGCACCGACGAGCGCAAATGA
- a CDS encoding glutamate synthase subunit beta, translating to MADPKGFLTTPREDWPRRPVGERVQDWDEVYVPGALLPIIEAQADRCMDCGVPFCHEACPLGNLIPDWNDLVSRDDWRAASDRLHATNNFPEFTGRLCPAPCEAGCVLAINQPAVTIKNVEVAIADRAWQDGLAPPKPPERLSGRTVAVVGSGPAGLAAAQQLTRAGHTVAVFERDDRPGGLMRYGIPAFKMEKHHLDRRLAQLRDEGVRFRTSTEVGRDIGAAELRSRYDAVVLAVGATAWRELHVPGRELDGIVQAMEYLPLANRVCQGDLDVSPLSAAGKHVVIVGGGDTGADCLGTAVREGAASVTQLDIYGQPGDERDELAEPWPTYPKIYRMSAAHEEAGELRTAPAADADARLFAASTLRFEGDEWGRVRALHLVEVDEARRPREGTSRELPADLVLLALGFSGPERGAGGPVGQLGLAVEDRGTLTRDARFTTSVPGVFAAGDAARGQSLIVWAIAEGRSAAAAVDHWLTGSTRLPAPIGPYDRPMTA from the coding sequence ATGGCCGACCCCAAGGGCTTTCTCACCACCCCCCGGGAGGACTGGCCACGCCGCCCTGTCGGCGAGCGGGTCCAGGACTGGGACGAGGTGTACGTCCCCGGGGCACTCCTGCCGATCATCGAGGCGCAGGCCGACCGCTGCATGGACTGCGGTGTCCCGTTCTGTCACGAGGCGTGTCCGCTCGGCAACCTGATCCCGGACTGGAACGACCTCGTGTCGCGGGACGACTGGCGGGCGGCGAGCGACCGGCTGCACGCCACGAACAACTTTCCCGAGTTCACCGGGCGCCTGTGCCCCGCGCCGTGCGAGGCGGGCTGCGTCCTGGCGATCAACCAGCCGGCCGTGACCATCAAGAACGTCGAGGTCGCCATCGCCGACCGCGCCTGGCAGGACGGCCTCGCGCCGCCCAAGCCGCCCGAACGGCTGTCCGGCCGCACGGTCGCCGTGGTCGGCTCGGGCCCGGCGGGGCTCGCGGCCGCCCAGCAGCTCACGCGCGCGGGGCACACGGTCGCGGTCTTCGAGCGGGACGACCGGCCGGGCGGACTGATGCGGTACGGCATCCCCGCTTTCAAGATGGAGAAGCACCATCTTGACCGCAGGCTGGCGCAGCTGAGGGACGAGGGGGTGCGTTTCCGTACGTCGACGGAGGTGGGCCGTGACATCGGTGCCGCCGAGCTGCGGTCCCGCTACGACGCGGTGGTCCTCGCGGTCGGCGCCACGGCCTGGCGCGAACTGCACGTGCCGGGGCGGGAGTTGGACGGGATCGTGCAGGCGATGGAGTATCTGCCGCTGGCCAACCGCGTGTGCCAGGGCGACCTCGACGTCTCTCCCCTGTCGGCCGCGGGCAAGCACGTCGTGATCGTCGGCGGCGGCGACACCGGCGCCGACTGCCTGGGCACGGCGGTGCGCGAGGGCGCCGCCTCCGTCACGCAGCTGGACATCTACGGGCAGCCGGGCGACGAGCGCGACGAGCTCGCCGAGCCCTGGCCGACGTATCCGAAGATCTACCGGATGTCCGCCGCCCATGAGGAGGCCGGGGAGCTGCGGACCGCGCCCGCGGCGGACGCCGACGCGCGCCTCTTCGCGGCGTCCACGCTGCGTTTCGAGGGGGACGAGTGGGGCCGGGTGAGGGCGTTGCATCTCGTCGAGGTCGACGAGGCGCGGCGGCCCCGGGAGGGCACGTCCCGGGAGCTGCCCGCCGATCTGGTGCTGCTCGCCCTCGGCTTCTCGGGGCCCGAGCGCGGGGCGGGCGGCCCGGTCGGCCAGCTCGGACTGGCCGTGGAGGACCGCGGCACGCTCACCCGCGACGCACGCTTCACGACCTCGGTGCCCGGCGTGTTCGCGGCCGGGGACGCGGCCCGTGGCCAGTCACTCATCGTGTGGGCGATCGCCGAGGGCCGCTCGGCCGCCGCCGCGGTGGACCACTGGCTGACCGGCTCGACGCGGCTGCCCGCGCCGATCGGGCCGTACGACCGTCCGATGACGGCCTGA
- a CDS encoding anthrone oxygenase family protein, with translation MIEGPYFVLTVLGALACGVSAGVFIAFSTFVMKGLAALPPAQGIAAMQAINVAAVSPAFMVVFLGAAALCVVLAVVTFVLWPEQGTVELLLGSAFQLAGAFGVTVAANIPRNDALAKLAPEAPDSEGPWRRYVSEWLMWNHIRGGASLAASASFILALT, from the coding sequence ATGATCGAGGGACCGTACTTTGTGCTCACCGTCCTGGGCGCGCTCGCCTGCGGGGTGTCGGCGGGCGTCTTCATCGCGTTCTCGACCTTCGTGATGAAGGGGCTCGCGGCGCTCCCACCCGCACAGGGCATCGCGGCGATGCAGGCGATCAACGTGGCCGCGGTCAGCCCGGCGTTCATGGTGGTGTTCCTGGGGGCCGCGGCGCTGTGCGTGGTGCTTGCCGTCGTGACGTTCGTGCTCTGGCCGGAGCAGGGCACCGTGGAGCTGCTGCTCGGCAGCGCGTTCCAGCTCGCGGGCGCGTTCGGCGTGACCGTCGCCGCGAACATCCCGCGCAACGACGCGCTCGCGAAGCTCGCCCCCGAGGCGCCGGACAGCGAGGGACCGTGGCGCAGGTACGTGTCCGAGTGGCTGATGTGGAACCACATCAGGGGTGGTGCGTCGCTGGCCGCTTCGGCCTCGTTCATCCTCGCCCTGACCTGA
- a CDS encoding DUF2293 domain-containing protein — protein sequence MTAKARRDRTPRRRTPPPHTGTGGPVVVQPLKRRQCAECHRAPLDLLTLEDGAPRCLDCADLGHLVYLPRGDWALTRRAREGSSLSAVVVRFHRRRGRYERQGVLVEEAALARAEERCLADADARARRRARDATRRAAQDVSFTAAFAREILRLFPGCPPDRAEAIAAHASLRGSGRVGRSAAGRALSRAAVTAAVRAAVRHTETVYDALLMSGVRRGEARRSIGVQVEAVLAAWRVGES from the coding sequence ATGACCGCCAAGGCCCGGCGCGACCGGACCCCCCGACGCCGGACTCCCCCGCCGCACACCGGCACCGGCGGGCCGGTCGTCGTGCAGCCGCTGAAGCGCCGGCAGTGCGCGGAGTGTCACCGGGCGCCGCTGGATCTGCTGACCCTGGAGGACGGGGCGCCGCGCTGTCTGGACTGCGCGGACCTCGGGCATCTCGTGTATCTGCCGCGCGGCGACTGGGCCCTCACCCGCCGTGCCAGGGAAGGGAGTTCGCTGTCGGCGGTGGTCGTGCGTTTCCATCGGCGGCGCGGCCGTTACGAGCGCCAGGGCGTTCTCGTGGAGGAGGCGGCGCTGGCCCGCGCCGAGGAGCGGTGTCTGGCGGACGCGGATGCGCGGGCGAGGCGCCGGGCGCGGGACGCGACGCGCAGGGCGGCACAGGACGTGTCGTTCACGGCCGCGTTCGCGCGGGAGATCCTGCGGCTCTTCCCCGGCTGCCCGCCGGACCGGGCGGAGGCCATCGCGGCCCACGCGTCCCTGCGCGGCAGTGGCCGGGTGGGGCGCAGCGCGGCGGGCCGCGCCCTGTCCCGGGCCGCGGTGACGGCGGCGGTGCGGGCGGCGGTGCGGCACACGGAGACCGTGTACGACGCGTTGCTGATGAGCGGGGTGCGGCGGGGCGAGGCCAGACGGAGTATCGGGGTGCAGGTGGAAGCCGTACTCGCTGCATGGCGCGTGGGGGAATCGTGA
- a CDS encoding uridine kinase, with protein sequence MRRVRLEAITWERLGDALAERLLELKPGDGSPWPRIAVDGPPAARPGDLAALVGEALRVRGRPSLAVDTGGFLRPASLRFEYGREDVEAYYSGWFDTAALWREVFGPLEPGGTGRVLPDLWDPAADRATRSSYVELPPGGVLLLHGPLLMGHWFPFDLTVHLKLSPGALRRRTPEGEQWTLPAFERYDSETDPAGTADVVVRADDPRHPAWGGLPS encoded by the coding sequence ATGAGGCGCGTGCGACTCGAAGCGATCACCTGGGAACGGCTCGGCGACGCCCTCGCCGAGAGGCTGCTCGAACTGAAGCCGGGCGACGGGAGTCCGTGGCCCCGTATCGCCGTCGACGGCCCGCCGGCCGCCCGCCCCGGTGACCTCGCCGCACTGGTCGGGGAGGCGCTGCGGGTGCGCGGACGCCCCTCGCTCGCCGTGGACACCGGCGGCTTCCTGCGGCCCGCCTCACTGCGCTTCGAGTACGGGCGCGAGGACGTGGAGGCCTACTACAGCGGCTGGTTCGACACGGCCGCCCTGTGGCGCGAGGTCTTCGGACCGCTCGAACCGGGCGGCACGGGACGCGTCCTGCCGGACCTGTGGGACCCGGCGGCCGACCGCGCGACGCGCAGCTCCTACGTCGAACTGCCGCCCGGCGGCGTCCTGTTGCTGCACGGGCCCCTGCTCATGGGGCACTGGTTCCCGTTCGACCTGACCGTGCACCTCAAGCTGTCGCCGGGCGCGCTGCGACGCCGTACACCCGAGGGCGAGCAGTGGACGCTGCCGGCCTTCGAGCGCTACGACAGCGAGACCGACCCGGCCGGCACGGCGGACGTGGTCGTACGGGCGGACGACCCCCGGCATCCGGCCTGGGGCGGGCTGCCCTCGTAA
- a CDS encoding CBS domain-containing protein, with translation MTTAGDIMHRGAQWIPAHETLDRAAQLMRQLNVGALPISDENERLCGILTDRDIVVGCVAMGHDPSKIVAGDLAQGTPRWIDSGADVDEVLQEMQGHQIRRLPVIENKRLVGMISEADLAAHLSDDQMSSWVESVYASS, from the coding sequence ATGACCACCGCCGGAGACATCATGCACCGCGGTGCGCAGTGGATCCCCGCTCACGAGACCCTGGACCGCGCCGCCCAGCTCATGCGCCAGCTGAACGTGGGCGCGCTGCCCATCAGCGACGAGAACGAACGCCTCTGCGGGATCCTCACGGACCGCGACATCGTGGTCGGCTGTGTTGCCATGGGCCACGACCCTTCCAAGATCGTCGCCGGTGACCTCGCCCAGGGGACGCCCCGCTGGATCGACTCGGGCGCCGACGTCGACGAGGTCCTCCAGGAGATGCAGGGGCACCAGATCCGTCGGCTCCCCGTTATCGAGAACAAGCGCCTCGTCGGCATGATCAGCGAGGCCGACCTTGCGGCGCATCTGTCCGACGACCAGATGTCGTCCTGGGTCGAGAGCGTCTACGCCAGCAGCTGA
- a CDS encoding magnesium and cobalt transport protein CorA, with protein MSMAGNLRKVGDLRKVSDLRKVGRLRRVARLARRHPRVDLSHPARSPLGSAVVKCVTYRDGVREQAGRDLVDAVDRVRKSDDGFVWLGLHEPTELEFADIAELFDLHPLAVEDAVHAHQRPKVERYGQTLFAVFKTVCYVEHAELTATSEVVDTGEIMVFIGRDFVITVRHGRHGSLGPVREGLEADPEQLAKGPAAVLHAIADHVVDDYLTVIDAVQSDIDQVEADVFAEDGARADPGRIYQLKRELLELKRAVVPLARPIEELSGRPFQVVAPEIQAYFRDVSDHLLRAAEQIASFDELLNSILQAHLAQVTVAQNEDMRKITAWAAVVAVPTMGCGVYGMNFDHMPELHWQFGYPLFLGVIASICFVLHRAFRRNGWL; from the coding sequence ATGTCGATGGCAGGCAACCTGCGGAAGGTCGGAGATCTCCGAAAGGTGTCCGACCTGCGCAAGGTCGGGCGCCTGAGAAGAGTGGCGCGCCTGGCCCGGCGGCACCCCCGCGTCGACCTGAGCCACCCCGCCCGCTCGCCGCTGGGGTCCGCGGTCGTCAAGTGCGTGACGTACCGGGACGGGGTCCGTGAGCAGGCCGGGCGCGATCTCGTGGACGCGGTCGACCGGGTCCGCAAGTCCGACGACGGCTTCGTCTGGCTGGGGCTGCACGAGCCGACGGAGCTGGAGTTCGCGGACATCGCCGAGCTGTTCGACCTGCACCCGCTGGCCGTCGAGGACGCGGTGCACGCGCACCAGCGGCCGAAGGTCGAGCGGTACGGCCAGACGCTGTTCGCCGTGTTCAAGACCGTCTGTTACGTGGAACACGCGGAGCTGACCGCGACCAGCGAGGTCGTCGACACCGGCGAGATCATGGTGTTCATCGGCCGGGACTTCGTGATCACCGTGCGGCACGGGAGGCACGGCTCGCTGGGCCCGGTGCGCGAGGGCCTGGAGGCGGACCCGGAGCAGCTCGCCAAGGGCCCGGCCGCTGTGCTGCACGCGATCGCGGACCATGTGGTCGACGACTATCTCACCGTGATCGACGCCGTCCAGTCCGACATCGACCAGGTCGAGGCGGATGTGTTCGCCGAGGACGGGGCGCGTGCCGACCCGGGCCGGATCTACCAGCTCAAGCGCGAGCTGCTGGAGCTGAAGCGGGCCGTCGTGCCGCTCGCCCGGCCGATAGAGGAGCTCTCGGGCCGCCCCTTCCAGGTGGTGGCGCCGGAGATACAGGCGTACTTCCGGGACGTCTCCGACCATCTGCTGAGGGCCGCCGAGCAGATAGCGTCCTTCGACGAGCTGCTGAACTCGATCCTGCAGGCCCATCTCGCGCAGGTGACGGTGGCTCAGAACGAGGACATGCGCAAGATCACGGCCTGGGCCGCGGTCGTGGCCGTGCCGACCATGGGCTGCGGCGTGTACGGGATGAACTTCGACCATATGCCGGAGCTGCACTGGCAGTTCGGGTATCCACTGTTCCTGGGCGTGATCGCGAGCATCTGTTTCGTCCTGCACCGCGCCTTCCGGCGCAACGGGTGGCTGTGA
- a CDS encoding methyltransferase domain-containing protein, which translates to MTRPEGYLLDNQQQEAGRRFDAFATLFDPTTFRHIEQLGIGPGWRCWEVGAGGTSVVSWLAKKVGPTGRVLATDIDTSWQTSAARSPIEVRRHDVAADEPPAEGFDLVHARLVLVHVPDRELALKSMLRALRPGGRLLVEDADPALQPLACPDEHGPAEELANRLRRGFRKLLAERGADLSYGRRLPRLLREAGLHQVEADAYFPLTSEACGALETATFQQIRESLVRAGHATDEEIDRHLADVATGSMDLATAPLISAWGRKRA; encoded by the coding sequence ATGACGCGACCCGAGGGCTATCTCCTGGACAACCAGCAGCAAGAGGCCGGCCGGCGCTTCGACGCCTTCGCGACCCTCTTCGACCCCACGACGTTCCGGCACATCGAACAGCTGGGCATCGGCCCCGGCTGGCGCTGCTGGGAGGTCGGCGCGGGCGGCACCTCCGTGGTCTCCTGGCTCGCCAAGAAGGTCGGCCCGACCGGCCGGGTCCTCGCGACCGACATCGACACCTCGTGGCAGACGTCCGCCGCCCGTTCCCCCATCGAGGTCCGCCGCCACGACGTGGCCGCCGACGAGCCGCCCGCCGAGGGCTTCGACCTGGTCCACGCCCGGCTCGTCCTGGTCCATGTGCCCGACAGGGAGCTGGCGTTGAAGTCCATGCTGCGCGCGCTGCGGCCCGGCGGACGGCTGCTCGTCGAGGACGCCGACCCCGCGCTCCAGCCGCTCGCGTGCCCCGACGAGCACGGCCCCGCCGAGGAGCTGGCGAACCGGCTCCGCCGCGGCTTCCGCAAACTGCTCGCGGAGCGCGGCGCCGACCTGTCGTACGGCCGCAGGCTGCCGAGGCTGTTGCGGGAGGCGGGCCTGCACCAGGTGGAGGCCGACGCGTACTTCCCGCTGACGTCCGAGGCGTGCGGGGCCCTGGAGACGGCCACGTTCCAGCAGATCCGCGAGTCCCTGGTCCGCGCGGGCCACGCCACGGACGAGGAGATCGACCGCCACCTGGCCGATGTCGCGACCGGCTCGATGGACTTGGCGACGGCGCCGCTGATCTCGGCCTGGGGACGGAAGCGGGCCTAG
- a CDS encoding carbohydrate kinase family protein: protein MGAAVSGTLLVVGDVVTDIVARHDAPLAAGTDTAAEIRTLPGGAGANVACWAAHSGCPDVALLGRVGADSAAWHEEALTRARVRPRLVVDPEAATGTVIALVDTGAGAERTFLTDSGASLRLSPADWSADLLGGVAWLHLSGYLFFSAEGRGLVAAALASARARGVPVSIDPASAGFLRELGPDRFLALAKGVDILLPSRDEAELLSGVGDAEVAAAKLSGWFPLVVVTSGVAGAVVAQGGAVRARVPSLPAVARDSTGAGDAFTGAFLAAWVRGAGPREAATDGCHAGALAVARVGGRPPQR, encoded by the coding sequence ATGGGCGCGGCCGTGAGCGGAACACTCCTGGTCGTCGGGGACGTCGTCACGGACATCGTGGCCCGGCACGACGCCCCGCTCGCGGCGGGCACGGACACGGCGGCGGAGATCCGTACGCTGCCGGGGGGCGCGGGGGCGAACGTGGCGTGCTGGGCGGCCCATTCGGGCTGCCCGGACGTGGCGTTGCTCGGGCGGGTCGGCGCGGACTCGGCGGCCTGGCACGAGGAGGCGCTCACGCGCGCGAGGGTGCGTCCCCGGCTCGTCGTCGACCCGGAGGCGGCGACCGGGACGGTGATCGCGCTGGTCGACACGGGAGCCGGCGCCGAGCGGACGTTCCTCACGGACAGCGGGGCCTCGCTGCGTCTCTCCCCCGCCGACTGGTCCGCGGACCTGCTCGGCGGGGTCGCGTGGCTGCATCTGTCCGGGTATCTGTTCTTCTCCGCCGAGGGGCGCGGCCTGGTCGCGGCGGCGCTGGCCTCGGCACGCGCGCGTGGGGTGCCGGTGAGTATCGATCCCGCTTCGGCGGGCTTCCTCAGGGAGCTGGGGCCCGACCGGTTCCTGGCGCTCGCCAAGGGCGTGGACATCCTGCTGCCCAGCAGGGACGAGGCGGAGCTGCTGAGCGGCGTCGGAGACGCGGAGGTCGCGGCGGCGAAGCTCAGTGGATGGTTTCCGCTGGTCGTCGTCACGTCGGGGGTCGCGGGAGCGGTGGTGGCGCAAGGCGGGGCGGTACGCGCGCGCGTGCCGTCGCTGCCGGCGGTGGCGCGGGACTCGACGGGGGCGGGCGACGCGTTCACGGGCGCGTTCCTCGCCGCGTGGGTGCGGGGCGCCGGGCCACGGGAGGCGGCGACCGACGGTTGCCACGCGGGGGCGCTGGCAGTGGCGCGGGTGGGGGGCCGACCGCCGCAGCGCTGA